A window of Apium graveolens cultivar Ventura chromosome 8, ASM990537v1, whole genome shotgun sequence contains these coding sequences:
- the LOC141680654 gene encoding protein FAR1-RELATED SEQUENCE 5-like translates to MLPPHTKNRVYRKIFNDDEVIDVDSIEDKVNDPGKRKTHSDDDVGFGWKNHDVHGDSDDSNDSFNGDDDDKINDENFIGNMNDVVPCVGMMFDSLDEAKSFYRGYGRSIGFEIIIRSSHKHSRNGGISSRLYICRKGGRLGPKPLEVEDRAKGKQPRDVIPRTCCRARMCVAHKVSSNKWEVTNVNLEHNHAMVTSDKVNFMQRSRNTDPFTRSLIELFNKSGIETPKVMNLLSETCGGIEKIGFSAQDVRNVIRDIRRRVFDSVDAECGLVLLRDLQKQSDGNFFYRVDVDEENRVRGLVWVDPRSLNAYKNFGDVVTFDSTYRTNRYDMPFIPITGVNHHYQNILFGFALIRDEKETTYRWVLKTWLEAVDNKPPITIITDQDIALSNAISEVMPNTNHTYCTWHISSKFPEKLSTLYTQYSEFKTDFNACIYKSLSPTEFEGRWEDLKEKYDLENHNWLNDMYAIRRQWVFAFTKQHFAAGMTTTSRSESMNSFFDEYVKASTGLKEFIENSQKALNSQYLREVQADFDTEYKERRLFSNSSMEIHASKIYTKEMFKRFQKELQKSQSFVVKSMKGCGDYLSKMYLVEKSTLLEINRRNFFLKVSIDGSYSCTCKKFEHSGMICRHMIRYLNKKQKTMIPPDLVTMRWTIKGNKVAGPLPCTPRMLGQYIVDCVKLSKVCPLLVVAPFRDTIT, encoded by the coding sequence atgttaccccCCCACACAAAAAATAGGGTTTATCGTAAAATCTTTAATGATGATGAAGTAATAGATGTTGATAGTATTGAAGATAAAGTTAATGATCCGGGGAAGCGAAAAACGCATAGTGATGATGATGTTGGTTTCGGTTGGAAGAATCACGATGTTCACGGTGATTCCGATGATAGTAATGATTCTTTTAATGGCGATGATGATGATAAAATTAATGATGAAAATTTTATTGGAAATATGAATGATGTAGTTCCTTGTGTTGGTATGATGTTTGATTCGTTGGATGAAGCGAAAAGTTTTTATCGAGGTTATGGTCGAAGTATAGGGTTCGAGATAATTATTCGAAGTAGTCATAAGCATTCAAGAAATGGTGGTATATCGTCACGTTTGTATATATGTCGAAAGGGTGGAAGATTGGGCCCAAAACCCTTGGAAGTTGAAGATAGGGCTAAAGGGAAACAACCTCGAGATGTTATTCCTCGAACTTGTTGTCGTGCTCGTATGTGTGTTGCTCACAAAGTAAGCTCAAACAAATGGGAAGTAACCAATGTCAACCTAGAGCACAATCATGCTATGGTTACATCGGATAAGGTAAATTTCATGCAAAGATCACGCAACACAGATCCGTTTACCCGATCTTTGATTGAGTTATTCAACAAATCGGGTATCGAGACCCCGAAAGTGATGAATTTACTTAGTGAGACGTGTGGTGGTATTGAAAAAATTGGTTTTTCCGCTCAAGACGTACGAAATGTAATACGTGACATTCGAAGACGGGTTTTTGATTCCGTTGATGCGGAGTGTGGATTGGTTTTGTTACGAGACTTGCAAAAACAAAGTGATGGCAATTTTTTCTACCGAGTGGATGTGGATGAGGAGAATCGGGTTAGGGGTTTGGTGTGGGTTGATCCTCGTTCGCTTAACGCGTACAAGAATTttggagatgtggtgacttttgACTCGACATATCGGACTAATAGGTATGACATGCCTTTTATTCCAATTACGGGAGTGAATCACCACTACCAAAATATTTTGTTTGGATTTGCACTTATAAGGGACGAGAAAGAGACTACTTATAGATGGGTTTTGAAGACTTGGTTGGAAGCGGTCGATAACAAGCCACCTATTACCATTATTACGGATCAAGACATCGCTTTAAGTAATGCCATTTCCGAGGTTATGCCTAACACCAACCATACATATTGTACGTGGCATATTAGTAGCAAGTTTCCCGAGAAACTATCTACTTTGTATACTCAATACTCGGAGTTCAAGACGGATTTTAATGCATGTATCTACAAGTCATTGTCACCAACGGAATTTGAAGGTAGGTGGGAGGACTTGAAagagaaatatgatcttgaaaatCACAATTGGCTAAATGATATGTATGCAATTAGACGGCAATGGGTTTTTGCTTTCACGAAACAACATTTTGCCGCCGGTATGACTACCACCTCAAGGAGCGAGTCTATGAATTCATTTTTTGATGAGTATGTGAAAGCGTCGACCGGTTtgaaagaattcattgagaattCACAAAAAGCTTTGAACTCACAATATTTACGGGAGGTTCAAGCCGATTTTGACACCGAGTACAAGGAAAGGAGACTATTCTCTAACTCGTCAATGGAGATACATGCCTCCAAGATATACACAAAAGAGATGTTTAAGCGATTTCAAAAAGAGCTTCAAAAAAGTCAATCTTTTGTTGTGAAAAGCATGAAAGGTTGTGGAGATTATCTTTCAAAGATGTATTTGGTAGAAAAGTCCACCTTGCTGGAGATTAATAGAAGGAATTTTTTCTTGAAGGTTTCCATCGACGGGAGTTATTCTTGTACATGTAAAAAATTTGAACATTCCGGGATGATTTGTAGACACATGATCCGTTACCTTAACAAGAAACAAAAGACGATGATACCGCCAGATCTTGTAACAATGAGGTGGACAATAAAAGGAAACAAAGTTGCGGGACCTCTACCGTGTACCCCTCGGATGCTTGGACAATATATAGTGGATTGTGTAAAGCTTTCCAAGGTTTGTCCGTTGTTGGTAGTTGCTCCGTTCCGCGATACAATTACTTGA